Below is a window of Verrucomicrobiia bacterium DNA.
TGCATCGCGTGGTGCTTCAGGAGCGTTGGACAGCGGCGTTCGCGGCGCTGGGTAAACATCCCACGGGCTGGACGACGTTCATCCCCGCCAATTTCCTGGTGGGCTTTTTTGTTGTTTGGCTTTACGCCCGCCTGCGGTCCCGATATGGTGCTGGATCGTGGACTGCTTTCCGGGCAGGGCTGGCGATGTGGATGGTGTTTTGGGTGATTCCCATTTTAGCGCTGGTCCCGCTGGAACTGTTCCCGAACCAGCTCCTGTTTCTGGTCATCGCGGGAGGAGTAGTCAACGCCAACCTGGCGGCCCTGCTCGGCGCATGGATGTGCGTAAGGCTTGAAGGCACCGGCGAATCTCATTAATGTCGCCTGCACGAAAGAGGGCAATCGCACCCATGAGCCAACCAGCCACGACGGATCACGAACCTCGCCTTGCCGAGCCCAGCCGCGTTGAAATCTTCAGCGACGGCGTGTTTGCTATCATCATCACCTTGCTGGTGCTGGAAATTCATCGTCCTCCCGCGGTTCCAGGCAAACTGGCGGAAGAACTTCTCCGGGCATGGCCGGCCTATCTCTCGTATGCGCTGGCATTTTTTTATGTCGGGATCATCTGGCTGAACCATCACGGCGTGTTCCAATACATCCGCAAGGTCAATTTGACACTCAACTGCATGAACCTTGGCGGCCTCGGCCTCGTGGCCTTGATACCCTTTCCGACCGGAGTGATGGCCGATGCATTTAGGTCGGGCAACCTGGCGGACCAAAAGGCGGCGGTGGTGCTCTACGCGCTGGTCACCGGGCTGATGTCGGCGGCGTGGCTGCCGGTGTTCCCGTACCTGCGGCGGCATCCGGAATTGCTGCAGCCGGGTGTGGGTGCCGAAGCCATCGGGGCGCAAGTGATCCGTCCGATTGTTGGGGTCGTGTCGTACGGACTGGCGGCGTTGCTCGGATGGTTTGTCCATCCGCTGTGCGCCATCGCATTGTTTGTGTTCATGGTCGCTTACCACGCGTGTACCAGCCAGGGTGTGCGTCCCGTGCGACGGACGAGCTGAATTGGGCCGGTGACGATCCGTTGGTTCGCCGAACAATAAAAGAGGGCCGGGTTCCCAGAACCCGGCCCTCGGCTTACTTCTGCAGCCAGATAGCGCTTACTATTCCGTCGGTGTTGACGGTGCTACTGGCGGCGCCGCCGATCCGGCTGGAGGCGCTTGCGTTGCCGCTGGCGCCGGTGCCGGACTGCTTTCGCCCAAGGCGGTGAACTTGAAGTGTTGTCCACCGATGCTGGCCTCGAACATCAGGCCCGACCTTGCCATGGTGTGCACCAGCACACCACCCTGGTATTTCGCTTCGCCGCCGCCACCTTTCGCGGCGAGGGCAGCGCTGAGGCCGGCGCTAAAGGCGGTCTTGCCGTCCCTGAAGTCATCGAATGCCTTCGGCGTCTCGAAGAAGATCACTTCGGAGTACGACTGGGCACCCAATTGCGCGCCGGCGGAGGCCTGTGTCAGCTTCACCGTGCCGATCAGGGCGCCTTTTTCAAACACCTGGCCCCGGCCTTCCGCCCCGCCGATGCCGATCGCGCCTTTGCCGACCGACGGAAAGACGGCATACCCATACGCGGTATCGAACAGCTGCTGCATGTCCGCGCTGTGTGACCGGTACATCTGTATGGTGTCACGGACATCCGTGGACAACCGGTCTGCCTCGGCGGCCGCGGCCACTACCGCTGCCGCTAACGTCAAGGTTGCGATCAACCCTGTTATGCGTCTCGTCTTCATTTGTGTCCCTCCATTCTCGCTTTTTTTCTTCCGAACAACGATGACCGCGTCAAACTGTCCTGACACCGACCTGCTTCGCCGGCGCAGTCAATCGGACTGCAGGTCTCTCATTGTTCGAGAGTAATTTCGGCCTGGGATCGGGCGGTCGCAATGGGGAAAATGTCCAATCGGTGTCTAGGAGATAGTCTGTAGGGGAATCCCGTAGCCCCGTCTGGATGCGGCCGGCCCGACGGACCGCGGGAATAGCGCCGCAATATCACCGGGTGCGACAGGAAACGGGATGATACATATCTTTCATATGCATCAGCCGCGGGACGAGAGACGAGTTCGGGACGACGGGTTTAAGTAATTCGGGATTACCTTCGGTTCGGTTTTGCTCTGGGAAAGCCGATCGACACGGGCCGCCCAATTGCGGGCCCGTGGTCAGGCATTTGAGGCAGTGTTCTATTTGTGGTCGTGGTCACCGTGCTTGTCTTGCTGGTCGTGCTTGTGGCCGGGGAACTTCTCATGAATTACCGTATGATGCTGCCAAGGGTCCCGTCCATCTACGTCAAGCTTCACGTTCACTCCCAACTTGATGCCCTCCGGCACGCGCGGTCCCGAACGCCATTCTCCGCCGACGGACCACCAGTAGACGCGTGTTTCCGGCACGAAGTAGACTTCTTCCTCGGGATAGTACACATAGTGATACACGACCGGATTGGGAACCACTTCCGGTCCGATGTGCACAATAACGTCCAGCGCCGAAGCGCGAGGTGTGATCATCGCGAAGCCACCGACGCCGGCCATTACAGCCAGCGAGACGTACAATTGTTTAACTTGTTTCATGACTTTCTCCATCTGTTTTCGAATCTGATTCTTTGGAACCACCAACAGGGTAGACCCTGCCGCTCGCCGCCACCATGGGGTGTTCACCGCAGGGTAGTCAGCGTTGTTGCGGCCGCCCCAAACGGTTCTCCGGGCCATCCACCACCGCATCGATGTCATTTCCAGATTTTGAAATTGAAGGTGAACTTCTTTTCTTGGAGCAGCGCGCGGCCGTCAAGGAAGAGCAGGACGCCCGCGAGCACGGTGCCGCCCACGAGGGCGGAAATCGGTTTCCAGGAAAAAGCGCCGTGCGCCATGGTGGTGAAGCTTTCGATGGCGTAGCGCCCCATGAGGAGCATGATGGCGTCGGTCACGAATTTGCCGCAGAAGAATGGCGGCACGACGCGGATCGCCCTGATTTTCGCGATGGCGGCGGCGGTGAAGAGGGCCGTGGAAGAAAGGGGCGTCAGGGTGTACAGGAAAACGAAGAGCCAGCTCTGCCAGAGTTTCGCACTCAGTTTTTTCCCGACGAATTCCAGTTCAATATGTTTGCTGCGTTTGATGAACAGGTTGGAGAATTTTGGTACACAGAGGCCCATCAGGTATCTGCCGAGGGTGGACCCGGGAACGCCGGCTAGCAGCACGAACAAGGGATTCAGGTTAAATCTCACCAACAGAAACACCATGATCGTCCATGCGGGAGGCGCGATGAAGGGGACGAAGTCGACCAGGAGCGCTGACAAGAAGACGACGAGATACCACATTATGTATACCTTCGTCCGGTTCGACGGGAAACGCCATCCTTTGAATGCTAATAATACACTGGCCTCCATCTGACTTGGCTCGCCGCCTCTTGCGGCTCGGATGCACTCGCTCGTGCCCGCTCGGCTCGGCCTTCGGCTTTCCGCTTCGCGGAACTGCGTCTCGCCCTACCCTCGGGCTCGGCTTGCGTTCCGCTGGATATGACGTACCTTAGGACAGGAGCTGAGAGGAGTAGTAATCGGGAGTGCGCATGAAGCTAGTTACCTCTCAGCTCTATTTTTCTGCCCGGAAGTCCGGGGCAATCACTCCTTGCAATTTGATTCCGCGTGCGGAAGGTTGTAGGCGTGAATCCAATCAAACGGCTGGCGGTCGCCTTGATGGCGGTACTGATGATCGGCCTGATGCTGTTTTATTTCGTCAGTTTGGTCCTGGCCAAGGTTGCAATGGCTGTCCTGCTCGTCGTGGCTATCCTCATCGCGCTCACCGGCGGTCGGCATAAAAAGATTCACCCGGGTCGCCCATTGCCTCCCAAGTAGGAGTTCGTTCGTTAGCGACTGTCTCCGGAGGCGACCTGAAACGGCATGTACCGTCAATACATGGCACTACCATGTATCGGCAACGCGAGACGGGAGATGAGTTCCGGACGACAGGTTGTGTGAAGCCCGGGAGTGACAAACACGGACCGCCCAGCGGGATCAGAGGACGGAAATCGTTCACAAGTTGGCGCGGCAGGCGAGGGCGTGTTCATAAATGTCACGAGCGTGGTGGTGAAATGGGGAGCGTTCGCCGTCTCGATGGCTTAATCGAGCCGATCTTCAGGGATTACCCCGACCTCAAGGCACCGGCATAATTACTGCTTTTTTGAGGTTCGACGTTCGTGAACGAACGCTGGCGTTGATCTGGAGTTTTCGATTTCTGCAAGAGGGTGGGGGATTTTTTCCGGGGGGATCTCTCCTGTCTTGTTGCAGACAGCCACAGTCGTCAAACCACCCGGTTAAAGGAATCATCACCATGAGTCAGTCTCTTTCGTTTCGTCACGCGAACCGGTCGGTTTGGTTGCGCGGTGTGCTTTTCAGCGCGTTTTTCCTAGGCGCCCTCTTGTCGGCAGAAGCCAATAATCTTGGGCAGGTCGGCGGCTACACGAATGCGAACACGGCGGTGGGTGATCTCGCGATGGATTTGTTATCCGTCGGCGGCGACGGCCAGACTGCCGTCGGTTATGCCAGTCTCTATTTTTCCAACGGCACGAATAACACGGGCGTGGGACATTGGTCGCTCCTGAACCTGGCCAGCGGCGACAGGAACACGGGCCTGGGTGATGCCGCGCTCGGCCAGCTCACCAACGGCAACAACAATATCGCCCTCGGCTTCCAGGCGGGCACCGGCCACAACGCGGG
It encodes the following:
- a CDS encoding TMEM175 family protein, coding for MSQPATTDHEPRLAEPSRVEIFSDGVFAIIITLLVLEIHRPPAVPGKLAEELLRAWPAYLSYALAFFYVGIIWLNHHGVFQYIRKVNLTLNCMNLGGLGLVALIPFPTGVMADAFRSGNLADQKAAVVLYALVTGLMSAAWLPVFPYLRRHPELLQPGVGAEAIGAQVIRPIVGVVSYGLAALLGWFVHPLCAIALFVFMVAYHACTSQGVRPVRRTS
- a CDS encoding YSC84-related protein: MKTRRITGLIATLTLAAAVVAAAAEADRLSTDVRDTIQMYRSHSADMQQLFDTAYGYAVFPSVGKGAIGIGGAEGRGQVFEKGALIGTVKLTQASAGAQLGAQSYSEVIFFETPKAFDDFRDGKTAFSAGLSAALAAKGGGGEAKYQGGVLVHTMARSGLMFEASIGGQHFKFTALGESSPAPAPAATQAPPAGSAAPPVAPSTPTE